One stretch of Halichoerus grypus chromosome 10, mHalGry1.hap1.1, whole genome shotgun sequence DNA includes these proteins:
- the HELZ2 gene encoding 3'-5' exoribonuclease HELZ2 isoform X2, which yields MALRRAKPGMAPPGAGSSPSSPVATKELSLAGLRAQLDLCLACPRCSQRLNESTYLLRRVEHSCPREILLARFKRAPRSRFWHKVDRRPSFPRPARYEVCWYYRPGVGCQRHHNQCTFARSPEEALVWTFEREHNVRRLWLKTELQGEARGELHGPVDAIRAEYGGHFQLLCSHCFRCCPPRLCPVDPQGRCPKHGACPALLTHVTTEGRRKQQVVEVRPQPQYGQPLAYCMYVGRGRPCRHGASRCQYAHSAVEMAVWEAEQLDGLQRRDLLSPTAPGEGERAVPHGQPAAAGLYCHACLVTCHSQEAFENHCSSLEHAQMVALDQAESWEHRSPPMGLPTFELCPQPSLCEYGDVCTKAHSEQELQEWIQRAQTLKLREQAAWQEGLVSYQARLLAEYQRSRSEVLVVAETVDGVSVTCSQPLVHQAHEKKTQHSWIFDIHSEEPLLHVALLKQELGADFSLVAPCLPPGRLYAEGERFRARASPARFRVEVRVQSASFGFFEQWVVFDFGRRPVLLRKLGLQLGQVRCPGLRRVAAGDHPEELERWHTGNRLVVPAMERTAEQVALVAKYKVPALALDFSHGGPAPGPITRTNYRQRMHQFLYEEEAAQQQLVAKLNFRGPVSLRTTLQTPALGMLFPPAGALYAEVPTPSSLMPDTHEGFLLGRAVSTALVAPVPAPDHRVFEVRLETRAISEQALWLLLPTHCCLALGLQPETSPILEVQFQIDPLTFRFWHQAVDALPEERLVVPDLPTCGLPVPLPTPPTVHGNHKQRLAVAFIAGSCPRGMQPIAPLLIYGPFGTGKTYTLAMASLEVIRQPHTRVLICTHTNSAADIYIEEHFHRYVSSGHPEASPLRVMYADRPPSQTDAATLQYCLLTEDRRAFRPPTRAELEQHRIVVATTSQARELRVPAGFFSHILIDEAAQMLECEALTPLRYASPSTRVVLAGDHMQVTPRLFSVAGAQAAGHTLLCRLFHRYQQEAHEVARRSRIVFHENYRSTGAILSFVSRHFYVAKGSPIHASGKVPGHPERYPLMFCHVAGNPERDMSGTSWLNTAEVVEVVEKVQDIYHSWPPCWGGREQRHICAVSHGAQVSVLRQELRKRDLGQVSVGSFEILPGREFRVVVLSTVHNHHSLLSSGAPALGFFTDARVLNTVMTRAQSQVVAVGNAVALCSFGACSKLWKSFIRECVKHRSICPETLSLEHIEQDVVRRQRWALQAEGSVAAVAQDTVPEEGAAGAPATEHAATERVGPAAKAEGTTSLSKPSAAGGDAAAQRTEAGDAALGSVAGGCAAVGEPARLPTEAEDTPSAGNLSMGNKAPGKAVAGPMATENGEPEDPEDSESDFWPSDTELNADDSILQELLDEARNVMVTVREDGLLDTVVRPKSPHQAQQYRNLPRATLRKLLCAEPELYRHCAFVQETFERAVANPLDDTDSGPIQIRGRLHCGMAFSGDEVLVRVLGGDQGSSGRLQGRVVGVLKRKRRELVFVCRLDEWDPRLMTPIDGSVTKIFVAELKDPLQVPVHRVQQGRVQRVGYERLPAEARSSRLFWVRIVLWRQRFYYPLGIILEVLPEATTWEQGARILELEHGLRKPSLEPASVSKALQKYRAELGRAPDRREDCRGFLTFTVDPQGACYLDDALSVRDLGSRYEVAVHIADVASAVPRDGPLDLEARRQGITFYAPDREPVPMLPAGLCQDALSLLPGQDRLAISLFLTVEKGSDQLQGLRFAPSVVCSDRQLSYEEAEHVIKRHPGAGHELPARLDSVDACVVAACHFSRVLRRARLQTDAHYEQPSEDCALGFRAAHVMVKEYMIQFNSLVAELLVSSERTRTVTPLRWQPAPSERQLGALCEKHRELVPLSLHLRHRLQGRGPPGTRVRLLGSLWGLLQRAACAGDRDRLADLITTDDMHPSLAPVGLDFRKALGRSVFGRSRQGARQAAGHYALQVDWYTWATSPIRRYLDVVLQRQVLLALGHGGSPYSARDIDGLCQEFSYQHGRAQSYQRQARSLRLATRLKVQPRSKLGFVVGVEAGARGFRLLFPADPDTLPDPCPVHYRSLQMAEHPSDLVRRPGLRLGWRRRIYSVQADRRPSLVPGILLDPHCRQLEAALWQQLLELVQEGRWPEAAALVREQGAAEPKPLELGRVWRSRCGHFVEVARELGSGDTLQVQLSAVLQRGFLVPSLQLCTVVPGLTLCLEHVDRPGACFLDQMPRAARDRCLDLGEYSRVWGSFCSLESATSAVSEGDSITLQHVSISWDAEQVAQGQLWGSFCLEPSFLSEHGIDLNFGHCYLCIRLEGLPAMPAAGELCPPAGPGQPPLAAPPCGPLLSIDPDTYTWVAHGLMEPWDRKEGSADWQETPRQMHFFIQHMAMEKVPEEVLRPGTRFTIEVLPKQLPDMDVRQAPGETDVRPPWRLPHAELQPEPGCQGGPAEAVHGDPGPARHGEDGGGLPHCVLVSQVKRGVGEGLRRPR from the exons ATGGCACTCCGCAGAGCCAAGCCAGGGATGGCGCCCCCAGGGGCCGGCTCATCACCCAGCAGCCCCGTGGCCACCAAGGAGCTGTCTCTGGCCGGGCTGCGCGCCCAGCTGGACCTGTGCCTGGCCTGCCCCCGCTGCAGTCAGCGGCTCAATGAAAGTACCTACCTCCTGCGCAGGGTAGAGCACAGTTGTCCCCGAGAGATCCTGCTGGCCCGCTTCAAGCGAGCCCCCAGGAGCCGCTTCTGGCACAAGGTGGACCGCCGGCCCAGCTTCCCCCGGCCTGCCCGCTATGAAGTCTGCTGGTACTACAGGCCGGGCGTCGGCTGCCAGCGCCATCATAACCAGTGCACCTTTGCCCGCAGTCCGGAGGAGGCGCTGGTCTGGACCTTCGAGCGTGAGCACAATGTCCGGCGTCTGTGGCTCAAGACTGAGCTGCAGGGTGAGGCCCGGGGCGAGCTGCACGGCCCGGTGGATGCCATCCGTGCGGAGTACGGTGGCCACTTCCAGCTGCTGTGTTCCCACTGCTTCCGGTGCTGTCCTCCACGCCTCTGCCCCGTGGACCCCCAGGGGCGCTGCCCCAAGCACGGAGCCTGCCCTGCGCTCCTGACCCACGTGACCACCGAGGGCCGCCGCAAGCAGCAGGTCGTGGAGGTGCGGCCGCAGCCGCAGTACGGCCAGCCCCTGGCCTACTGCATGTACGTGGGGCGCGGGCGGCCGTGCCGGCACGGGGCATCCCGCTGTCAGTACGCTCACAGCGCGGTGGAGATGGCCGTGTGGGAGGCCGAGCAGCTGGACGGGCTCCAGCGGCGGGACCTGCTCTCGCCCACCGCCCCCGGGGAGGGTGAGCGCGCGGTCCCCCACGGCCAGCCCGCGGCGGCCGGCCTGTACTGCCACGCCTGCCTGGTCACCTGCCACTCCCAGGAGgcctttgagaaccactgctcttcCCTGGAGCATGCACAGATGGTGGCCCTGGACCAGGCCGAGTCCTGGGAGCACCGCAGCCCACCCATGGGGCTCCCCACGTTTGAGCTCTGCCCACA ACCCAGCCTCTGTGAGTACGGGGACGTGTGCACCAAGGCGCATTCCGAGCAGGAGCTGCAGGAGTGGATACAACGGGCTCAGACCCTGAAGCTGCGGGAGCAGGCCGCCTGGCAGGAGGGGCTGGTGTCTTACCAGGCGCGGCTGCTGGCTGAGTACCAGCGCAGCAGAAGTGAGGTCCTGGTG GTGGCTGAGACCGTTGATGGCGTGTCCGTCACCTGCAGCCAGCCCTTGGTGCATCAGGCCCATGAGAAGAAGACTCAGCACAGCTGGATATTTGACATCCACTCTGAG gagcccctgctacACGTGGCCCTGCTCAAGCAGGAGCTGGGAGCAGACTTCTCGCTGGTGGCCCCCTGCCTTCCGCCAGGCCGGCTCTATGCCGAGGGGGAGCGCTTCCGAGCGCGAGCCTCTCCAGCCAGGTTCCGGGTGGAGGTGCGCGTGCAGAGCGCCTCCTTCGGCTTCTTCGAGCAGTGGGTGGTCTTCGACTTCGGCCGCAGGCCAGTGCTGCTGCGGAAGCTGGGGCTGCAGCTGGGCCAGGTGCGCTGCCCGGGGCTCCGGCGGGTGGCGGCAGGCGACCACCCCGAGGAGCTGGAGCGCTGGCACACGGGCAACCGCCTCGTGGTGCCTGCCATGGAGCGGACGGCCGAGCAGGTGGCCCTGGTGGCCAAGTACAAGGTGCCCGCCCTGGCGCTGGACTTCAGCCACGGGGGCCCGGCGCCGGGTCCTATCACCCGCACCAACTACCGGCAGAGGATGCACCAGTTTCTCTATGAGGAGGAAGCTGCTCAGCAGCAGCTGGTGGCCAA GCTGAACTTCCGGGGCCCGGTGTCCCTGAGGACAACCCTGCAGACGCCGGCCCTGGGCATGCTCTTCCCGCCGGCAGGAGCCCTCTATGCCGaggtccccaccccctcctctctgatGCCGGACACACACGAGGGCTTTCTGCTGGGCCGGGCGGTCAGCACAGCCCTTGTGGCCCCTGTTCCCGCACCTGACCACAGGGTGTTTGAGGTGCGGCTAGAAACCCGGGCCATCTCGGAGCAGGCCCTGTGGCTCCTCTTGCCCACCCACTGCTGCTTGGCCCTGGGGCTGCAGCCCGAAACCAGCCCCATCTTGGAGGTGCAGTTCCAGATCGACCCGCTGACCTTCCGCTTCTGGCACCAGGCAGTGGACGCGCTGCCCGAGGAGCGCCTGGTGGTGCCGGACCTGCCGACGTGTGGCCTGCCTGTGCCTTTGCCCACCCCGCCCACAGTGCACGGCAACCACAAGCAGAGGTTGGCTGTGGCGTTCATTGCGGGCAGCTGCCCCAGGGGCATGCAGCCCATTGCCCCCCTGCTCATCTACGGCCCTTTCGGCACGGGCAAGACCTACACGCTGGCGATGGCCTCCCTGGAGGTCATCCGGCAGCCCCACACCAGGGTGCTCATCTGCACACACACCAACAG CGCGGCCGACATCTACATCGAGGAGCATTTCCACCGCTACGTGAGCAGCGGCCATCCCGAGGCCTCTCCGCTGCGGGTGATGTACGCGGACCGCCCGCCCAGCCAGACGGACGCGGCCACGCTGCAGTACTGCCTCCTGACGGAGGACCGCCGGGCCTTCCGCCCCCCGACGCGGGCCGAGCTGGAGCAGCACCGCATCGTGGTCGCCACCACCTCCCAGGCCCGCGAGCTCCGGGTGCCGGCCGGCTTCTTCTCGCACATCCTCATCGACGAGGCCGCCCAGATGCTGGAGTGCGAGGCGCTCACCCCGCTGCGCTACGCCTCGCCCAGCACCCGCGTGGTGCTGGCGGGGGACCACATGCAGGTCACGCCCAGGCTCTTCAGTGTGGCGGGCGCCCAGGCCGCGGGGCACACCCTGCTCTGCCGCCTCTTCCACCGCTACCAGCAGGAGGCGCACGAGGTCGCCCGGCGCAGCCGCATCGTCTTCCACGAGAACTACCGCTCCACCGGGGCCATCCTCAGCTTCGTCTCGCGGCACTTCTATGTGGCCAAGGGCAGCCCCATCCACGCCAGCGGCAAGGTGCCTGGCCACCCCGAGCGCTACCCGCTCATGTTCTGCCACGTGGCGGGCAACCCCGAGCGAGACATGTCGGGCACGTCCTGGCTGAACACGGCGGAGGTCGTGGAGGTGGTCGAGAAGGTGCAGGACATCTACCACAGCTGGCCCCCCTGCTGGGGCGGCCGGGAGCAGAGGCACATCTGCGCCGTTTCCCATGGCGCCCAG GTGAGCGTGCTAAGGCAGGAGCTGAGGAAGAGGGACCTGGGCCAGGTGTCTGTGGGCAGCTTTGAGATCCTGCCAG GGCGGGAATTCCGCGTTGTGGTGCTGAGCACCGTCCATAACCACCACAGCCTGCTGAGCTCGGGGGCACCTGCCCTGGGGTTCTTCACCGACGCCCGTGTGCTCAACACCGTCATGACCCGCGCCCAGTCCCAGGTGGTGGCCGTGGGCAACGCTGTGGCCCTCTGCTCCTTCGGGGCCTGCAGCAAGCTCTGGAAGAGCTTCATCCGCGAGTGTGTGAAGCACCGCAGCATCTGCCCCGAGACTCTGTCCCTGGAGCACATAGAGCAGGACGTGGTCCGAAGGCAGCGCTGGGCCCTGCAAGCAGAGGGGTCTGTGGCAGCCGTGGCCCAGGACACTGTCCCAGAGGAGGGGGCTGCAGGGGCTCCGGCCACAGAGCATGCAGCCACGGAGAGGGTGGGTCCAGCGGCCAAGGCTGAAGGGACGACATCCCTGTCCAAGCCCTCGGCAGCGGGAGGGGACGCAGCCGCACAGAGGACAGAGGCTGGGGACGCGGCATTGGGGTCCGTGGCCGGGGGCTGCGCAGCGGTGGGGGAGCCCGCCAGGCTGCCCACGGAGGCGGAGGACACGCCATCAGCAGGGAACTTGTCGATGGGGAACAAGGCCCCCGGGAAGGCGGTGGCAGGGCCGATGGCCACGGAAAATGGGGAACCCGAGGACCCCGAGGACTCTGAGTCGGACTTCTGGCCTTCTGACACGGAGCTCAACGCTGACGACTCCATCCTGCAGGAGCTCCTGGACGAAGCCCGGAATGTGATGGTGACCGTCCGGGAAGATGGGCTGCTGGACACCGTTGTCAGGCCCAAGTCCCCACACCAGGCGCAGCAGTACAGGAACCTGCCGCGGGCCACGCTGCGGAAGCTGCTGTGCGCGGAGCCTGAGCTGTACCGCCACTGCGCCTTCGTGCAGGAGACCTTTGAGCGGGCGGTGGCCAACCCGCTGGACGACACGGATTCCGGCCCCATCCAGATCAGGGGCCGCTTGCACTGTGGGATGGCCTTCAGCGGGGACGAGGTGCTGGTGAGGGTCCTGGGCGGGGACCAGGGCTCCTCCGGGAGGCTGCAGGGCCGCGTGGTGGGCGTGCTCAAGAGGAAACGCCGCGAGCTGGTGTTTGTGTGCCGCCTGGACGAGTGGGACCCTCGCCTCATGACCCCCATCGACGGCTCCGTGACCAAGATCTTCGTGGCCGAGCTGAAGGACCCGCTGCAGGTGCCCGTGCACCGTGTCCAGCAGGGCCGCGTGCAGCGCGTGGGGTACGAGCGGCTCCCCGCCGAGGCCCGCAGCAGTCGGCTCTTCTGGGTGCGCATTGTCCTGTGGCGGCAGCGCTTCTACTATCCCCTGGGCATCATCCTGGAGGTGCTGCCCGAGGCCACCACCTGGGAGCAGGGCGCCCGCATCCTGGAGCTGGAGCACGGCCTGAGGAAGCCCTCGCTGGAGCCGGCCTCCGTCAGCAAAGCGCTGCAGAAGTACCGGGCGGAGCTCGGCCGGGCCCCTGACCGCCGGGAGGACTGCCGCGGCTTCCTGACTTTCACCGTGGACCCCCAGGGCGCCTGCTACCTGGATGATGCCCTCAGCGTCCGAGATCTGGGCTCCAGGTACGAGGTGGCCGTGCACATCGCCGACGTGGCCAGCGCTGTCCCCAGGGACGGGCCTCTGGACCTGGAGGCCCGCAGACAGGGCATCACGTTCTACGCCCCTGACCGGGAGCCTGTGCCTATGCTGCCAGCCGGCCTCTGCCAGGACGCACTCAGCCTCCTGCCCGGCCAGGACCGCTTGgccatctccctcttcctcaccgTTGAGAAGGGCAGTGACCAGCTCCAAGGCCTGCGCTTCGCGCCCTCTGTGGTCTGCTCTGACCGTCAGCTGTCCTACGAGGAAGCCGAGCATGTGATCAAGCGGCACCCGGGCGCTGGCCATGAGCTGCCAGCCCGCCTGGACTCTGTGGACGCCTGTGTCGTGGCCGCATGCCACTTCTCCCGGGTGCTGCGCCGAGCCCGCCTGCAGACCGACGCCCACTACGAGCAGCCCAGTGAGGACTGTGCGCTGGGCTTCCGCGCGGCCCACGTCATGGTCAAAGAGTACATGATCCAGTTCAACAGCCTGGTGGCCGAGCTCCTGGTGAGCAGCGAGCGCACGCGGACCGTCACGCCGCTGCGGTGGCAGCCCGCGCCCAGCGAGCGCCAGCTCGGGGCCTTGTGTGAGAAGCACCGAGAGCTGGTGCCCCTGTCCCTGCACCTGCGTCACCGCCTGCAGGGCCGCGGCCCCCCCGGCACACGGGTCCGCCTCCTGGGCTCCCTGTGGGGGCTCCTGCAGCGCGCAGCCTGCGCCGGGGACCGCGACCGGCTGGCCGACCTCATCACCACGGATGACATGCACCCCTCTCTGGCTCCCGTGGGCCTCGACTTCCGCAAGGCGCTGGGCCGCTCGGTGTTTGGCCGCTCCCGCCAAGGGGCACGGCAGGCGGCCGGCCACTACGCGCTGCAGGTGGACTGGTACACGTGGGCCACCTCGCCCATCCGCCGGTACCTGGACGTGGTGCTGCAGCGGCAGGTCCTGCTGGCGCTGGGCCACGGGGGCTCCCCCTACTCCGCCAGGGACATCGATGGGCTCTGCCAGGAGTTCAGCTACCAGCACGGGCGCGCCCAGAGCTATCAGCGCCAGGCCCGAAGCCTGCGTCTGGCCACGCGGCTCAAGGTCCAGCCGCGGAGCAAGCTGGGCTTCGTGGTGGGCGTGGAGGCGGGCGCCCGCGGCTTCCGGCTGCTCTTCCCAGCCGACCCCGACACCCTGCCTGACCCCTGCCCCGTCCACTACCGCTCCCTGCAGATGGCGGAGCACCCCAGCGACCTGGTGAGGCGGCCGGGCCTGCGGCTGGGGTGGCGGCGCCGAATCTACTCGGTGCAGGCGGACAGGCGGCCCTCCCTGGTGCCCGGCATCCTGCTGGACCCACACTGCCGGCAGCTTGAGGCCGCCCTGTGGCAGCAGCTGCTGGAGCTGGTGCAGGAGGGGCGGTGGCCCGAGGCGGCCGCCCTAGTGCGGGAGCAGGGCGCGGCAGAGCCCAAGCCGCTGGAGCTGGGCCGCGTGTGGCGGAGCCGCTGCGGCCACTTTGTGGAGGTGGCCCGGGAGCTGGGCAGCGGGGACACGCTGCAGGTGCAGCTCAGTGCCGTCCTGCAGCGGGGGTTCCTGGTACCGAGTCTGCAGCTGTGCACCGTGGTGCCTGGCCTCACCCTCTGCCTGGAGCACGTGGACCGGCCAGGCGCCTGCTTCCTGGACCAGATGCCCCGCGCGGCGCGGGACCGCTGTCTCGACCTGGGCGAGTACTCCCGTGTGTGGGGGTCGTTCTGCTCCCTGGAGTCGGCCACCAGCGCGGTCTCCGAGGGTGACTCCATTACGCTGCAGCACGTGAGCATATCCTGGGATGCGGAGCAGGTGGCCCAGGGCCAGCTGTGgggctccttctgcctggaacctTCCTTCCTCAGTGAGCACGGCATTGACCTCAACTTCGGCCACTGCTACCTCTGCATCCGGCTCGAGGGGCTGCCGGCCATGCCCGCTGCAGGGGAGCTGTGCCCCCCGGCTGGCCCTGGCCAGCCTCCCCTGGCCGCCCCGCCCTGCGGGCCCCTCCTGAGCATCGACCCTGACACGTACACATGGGTGGCCCACGGGCTGATGGAGCCCTGGGACCGGAAGGAGGGCTCTGCTGACTGGCAGGAGACCCCCAGGCAGATGCACTTCTTCATCCAGCACATGGCCATGGAGAAGGTTCCAGAAGAGGTGCTGAGACCTGGCACCCGATTCACCATTGAGGTGCTGCCCAAGCAGCTTCCTGACAT GGACGTACGGCAGGCTCCTGGAGAGACAGACGTTCGACCTCCCTGGAGACTACCACACGCTGAACTCCAGCCAGAACCGGGCTGTCAGGGCGGCCCTGCAGAAGCAGTTCACGGTGATCCAGGGCCCGCCAG GCACGGGGAAGACGGTGGTGGGCTTCCACATTGTGTTCTGGTTTCACAAGTCAAACGAGGAGTGGGTGAAGGCCTACGTCGCCCCCGGTGA